The Pseudoalteromonas carrageenovora IAM 12662 DNA window AGATCAGGGGGGTGGCGATAATATTTGGATAATGGATTTAAATGGCGAAAACCAACACGCGGTTACTGATGAAACCTTTAGGCTTTTAAACAGCCCCGCATGGAGCCCTGATGGCGATTACCTAGTTGCACGTAAGCACTTTACTGCAAGCCGCTCGTTGGGAGCTGGTGAAGTGTGGCTTTATCATAAGGCGGGTGGTAAAGGTGTTCAGCTTACTAAGCGCGAGAACGATCAAAAAGATTTAGGTGAGCCAATGTTCTCCCCAGATGGACGTTATGTTTACTTCTCACATGATGCAACGCCAGGTAAAACTTTTCATTATTCAAAAGATTCAGTAGCCGGTATTTATAAAATTAAACGCTACGACCGTGAAACGGGCGAGATAGAAACTGTTATTGACACTATGGGGGGAGCGATAAGGCCCACACCGTCGCCCGATGGCAAAAAGTTAGCGTACATTAAGCGCGATGACTTTCAAACCAGCCTTTATTTATACGATTTAAGCAGCGGCGAGCACACTAAGCTTTACGATAAACTTGAGCGTGACATGCAAGAAACGTGGGCAATTCATGGTGTTTATCCAACCATTGCATGGACGCCAGATAATGAAGAGCTGGTATTTTGGGCTGGTGGTACTATTCACAAGCTAGATGTTGCAGACAAATCTGTTAAAACCATACCTTTTAAAGTGCAAACAAGTAAAAAAATTCAAAAAGCAGTGCGATTTACACAAAATTTAGACACCGACGAGTTTGATGTAAAAATGCTGCGAAATGTACAGGTAAGCCCAGATGGCGCAACGGCTATTTTTGAAGCACTTGGTTATATTTATAAACGTGATTTAGAGTCGGGTAAGATTAAACGTTTAACTAAACAAACTGAGCATTATGAGTTATTCCCGCAATACTCTCGTGATGGTAAAAAAATCGTATACACCACTTGGAACGATAACAAGCAAGGCACGGTACGTGTTGTATCGTCGCGCAGCGGACGTGGCGATACCATTACCACAGAGCCTGGCAAGTATGTAGAGCCAACATTTAGCCCAAATGGTAAAACGGTTGTGTACCGAAAAGCCACAGGTGGCAGCATATTAAACCCTAAGTGGTCTTTAAACCCAGGCATTTATAGCGTAAGCGTTAAAGGTGGTAAAAGTGAGCTGATTTCTAAAAGCGGGTATCAACCACAGTTTGGTGATGAAAGTGATCGCGTTTTTATTATGAGCCCATGGCCAAAACCAACGCTTAGCGTAGTAGATCTTAAAAGTAAAAAAATACGTAAGCTTTATGAGTCTGAGCATGCAACTGAATTTAGAGTTTCACCAGATGGTCAATATTTAGCGTTTGCTGAGCGGTTTAAAGTGTTTGTAACACCTTTTGTAGAAAGTGGCTCAACAATTAATATAAGCCCTAAGGATAGCCAGTTCCCTATAGAGCAATTGTCTGCTCGTGCGGGTGAAAACATTAGCTGGAATACTAAAAGCAATACGCTTTATTGGACTTTAGGCCCAGAGCTTTACCATGCAAGTTTAGAGGGAATGTTTGCAATTAATAAAGCCGATGATGCTGACTTTAAAGTAAAAAGTGGCGATAACATCGGTTTTAGTAAAAAAATGGCTAAGCCTAAAGGCATGATTGCGTTAAAAGGCGCAAAAATTATTACCATGGATGGCGAAAAGGTCATTGAAAATGGTGTGATAATTACAGATGGCAAGCACATCAAATCAATTGGTACAGCTAATGAAGTAACCATACCAAAAGATGCAAAAGTAATTGATGTAACAGGTAAAACGATTATGCCTGGTATTGTTGATGCACATGCACATGGCTCTCAAGCAAGTGATGAAATAATTCCACAGCAAAATTGGAAAAACTTTGCAGGTTTAGCGCTGGGTGTCACTACAATTCATGACCCATCAAATGATACAACAGAAATATTTACTGCCAGTGAAATGCAAAAGGCAGGGATGATTGTTGGCCCGCGTATTTTCTCTACAGGGACCATTTTATATGGCGCAAATATGCCGGGTTATACGTCACACATAGATTCGTTAGAGGATGCTAAATTTCATTTAGAGCGACTTAAAAAAGTGGGGGCGTTTAGTGTTAAATCGTATAACCAACCACGGCGTGAGCAGCGCCAGCAAGTAATTGAAGCCGGGCGTGAACTGGAAATGATGGTAGTGCCAGAAGGTGGCTCATTATTGCAACATAACTTAAGTATGGTGGTTGATGGCCACACAGGTATTGAACATTCTATTCCTGTTGAACATATTTACGATGATATAAAGCAGTTATGGTCACAAAGTGATGTAGGCTATACACCTACATTAGTTGTTGCTTACGGTGGTATATGGGGTGAAAACTATTGGTATGATAAAACGGATGTGTGGAACCACCCACGTTTAAGTAAATTTGTGCCTAAAAATCAATTATTACCGCGCTCTATGCGCCGCGTAAAAGCGCCTGATCATCACTATAATCACTTTAATAATGCACGTGTGGCAAAAGAGCTGCAAGACTTGGGCGTACTGGTTAATTTAGGTGCCCATGGGCAGCGTGAAGGGCTTGGAGCACATTGGGAAATGTGGATGTTCGCTCAAGGCGGAATGAGCTCACTGGAGGCTATTAGAGCATCAACGCTCGACCCAGCCAAATATTTAGGGCTTGATAAAAACGTAGGCTCGCTTGAAGTAGGTAAACTTGCCGATTTAATGGTAATAGATGGCAATCCACTTAAAAATATTCGAGATTCGGATAAAGTTGATTACACCATGATCAATGGTCGTTTATTTGATGCAAGTACAATGAATGAAGTGGGTAAAAAGGCACGCGAACCGCTTTATTTTGAATAGCTTTAATTATTATTTTTAATTTTTATAAAGCGGCTAATAGCCGCTTTTTTAGCCCTGTATTATTAGCAAAGAATTTAGCATGCTAATAATCGCTTTTATTGGTGTTGTATTTGCTGCTCATTTGCATTTTTGGCGTGTTCTGAATGAGAATTTTTTAACGCAGGTAGCGACACGTTTAGCCCCGCAAAATAACTAAGTATTATTGCGGATGAGTATTACATGCTCAATTAATAAATAGCAGACACAAAAAAACCGCTTAACGCGGTTTCTTTAAAATCACAAATGTTGTTTAAACAACACCGCGCGGTAAGCGACAGTCATGATCTTTGCGAGCTAAAATTATAATCCAAAGCTCTTCAGCTGTGTAACCTTCTTCATTTTCGGTAATAACAGAGAACGGTGCTTTTTTCTGTGCTTTAACAGGCGCAGCAGTTTTCGTTTTAGTTTTTTTAGCCGGCGCTTTTTCTGCAGCTTTAGGTGTAGTTTTACCAGAGCTTAATTCTTCAGTCAGCTCAGCTACGTCAGCTAGGCGTAAATTTTTTCCGCCATCAATGCTGTACCAGCCTGGTTTAGTTGTAATTTCAGGTTTTTTACCATTAGCAGCTTCATATGCAGCTTCAAAGGCAGATAACACTTCTGTTTTGTCTAGTTTGCTCATCAGAGACCCTATACGTTGTGAACACAGATAAAGAAGTCGTATTTATACCTATTTTAAAACTGTTTTTCAATTTTTTGCGATTTTCCTTCCATTTTTCACCTATAAACGCCAAAATTTGCACAAAATTCAGTGTTAAGTAAGGTAACGTGTATGCAACGTAGAGAATTTAACCAACTTCTAAATGACATTTTAAAACCGCATTTAATTAAAGATTTTTGCCCGAATGGATTACAAGTTGAAGGTAAAAATGAAATTAAAACCATAATTACAGGTGTAACAGCAAGCCAAGCACTTATTGATGCAGCTATAGAAAAAAATGCAGATGCTATTTTGGTTCACCATGGTTTTTTTTGGAAAGGGGAATCTCAACCGATCACAGGTATGAAAAAGCGCCGTATAAGCGCACTACTTGCAAATGATATAAATTTATTTGGTTATCATTTACCACTGGATATTCACCCGTCTATTGGTAATAACGCGCAGCTAGCTAATTTACTTGGTATTGAGATAGAAACTGGGCTTGAGCCAACTACCAATAGTGTAGCAATGAAAGGACGTTTAAAAACTCCGCTCACAGGTAGTGAGTTTGCCAATAAAATTGCCAGCGTTTTGCACCGAGAGCCATTGTGCAGTATTGTTCGCGATGAAAAAATACAAACCATTGCATTGTGTACAGGTGGTGGGCAAGGCTATATAGATTTAGCAGCAGAGCAGGGAATTGATGCCTATTTAACAGGTGAAGCGTCTGAGCAAACTATTCACAGTTCGCGTGAGCAAAATATAGATTTTTTTGCTGCGGGGCATCATGCCACTGAGCGCTATGGAGTAAAAGCATTGGGTGAGCTACTAGCTAAAGATTATGGTTTTGAGGTTACCTTTATAGATATAGATAACCCGGTATAACTAAAATACTTATTAGATACTAAAGCGCTTCTGGATTTATCCAGCGGCGCAAATTAACCCACGCTTTTCCCAGCACTTCATGTGCATACTGTGTAACCACCCTTAAAGCCTCTGCATTTGGAATAAACTGCTTATATAAAGGAAGGGCTGCAAAATTATGGTAATCAGTCGCAGCTGTTATTACATCTATTCCTTGGGCGTTAAATAAATTTTTTGCACGGGGCATATGAAGTACAGAAGTAACCAAAGCAACGTTAAAATCAACCAGTTTGGGGGCTAACATTTTTGCCTCAGCAGCAGTATCCATAGCGTGTGGGTTTTGACTAATACGGTTTTTATTCACTCCTAAACTAATGGCTGTTTTATACATTAAGGCGCTATTAGTGACATTTTCGTAACCACCACCAGATACAATAAGTTGAGCATTAGGGTATTGCTTTGCAAGCTTTACACCTTCTACTAAACGGCTAAGTGCACAGTTACCAAGCTGGTTGTTGGCACTGAGCCCGGTATTTGGGTTTATGTCGCAGCCAAGTACAACAATCTTATCTATTTTAGGGTGTTTTAAAGTATTAAACGCAAGTGAGGTTGGCTCATTACTTTTAATAATTTGATGTGCGAAAAATGGCGTACTAAGAGAAAGTAAAACGAATAAGCTTAAACTCGAAAGAACAAGTGCTGATTTACGCCCTCTAAATGCAAGCAACAGCATTATAAAAGCAAACAGAGAAAATAAAGGGAGTGGCATGAGTAAGCCACCTAAAATCTTTTTTAATTCAAACATAATAAGTAACATAAATTATAATAGTGCTTTATGTTACTTATTAGCGTGTAATTTATCGACCGTTATTTAGTTTACACGTATTTAAAAAGTGGCGATAAACGGGGTTATCTTTCATATCTTTTTTCATTGCTAAATACATTGGGCGTGTTAAGCCAAGTGCACCAAGCGGAATTGATTTAATTAACCCTTGGCTTTCGTAAGGAGTAACGAGCCAATCAGGTAATGCCGCTACACCCATTCCAGCACTTACTAATTGAAATATAAGCAGCCCTTGGTCAACATTTTTTAGTGTGCCGTCAAAGCGTGCATTTTGAATGAAATGTTTAAAAATATCTTGGCGTTCACGTGGAATAGGGTACGAAATAATAGTTTCGTTTTTTAGATCAAGTGCGGTTACATATGCTTTTTTAGCAAGTTCGTGATCTGGTGCCACAATAAGCTTTAATTTAAAATCAAATAAATGTGCGTACTCTAGTTTGTCTGGTTCACGGATATCTGAGGTTAATACTAAATCTAGCTCATCACTTAATAAATCAGGAATAGCGTCGTAACTAAAGCCACGTTCGTAGTCTATTTTTATATCTGGCCAAAAATTATTAAACTCTTTAATCGTAGGCAGTAACCAATGAAAACACGCATGGCATTCTACGCTCAAACGCAGTTGTGAAATAGGTTGGTTAAGGCTTTCTTTTAATCTGCATTTTGTTGCTTCTACCTTTGGTAACACCTCGTTTGCGAGTTCCAGTAACAACATTCCCTGTGGCGTAAAGCGAACAGGTTGAGTTTTACGTTCAAATAACTGGCAATCTAATTTGTTTTCTAAGTCTTTTATTTGATGAGACAACGCCGATTGTGTCAAAAACAGCTCGCGTGCTGTATTAACCAAAGATCCAGTGTCTTTTAAGGTGGCAATGGTTTTTAAATGTTTAATGTCTATCATCTTTAAAAATTCTCATGGTGAAAGTGAGTTCGGCTTAGATTAATTACATACTACGCTTTTCTAAAAAACGTTTCAACGTCTAGATGGCTAAAGCAAGGTTATTTATTCTGGTTTTCCTTCTTAATATTAAATTACTTAATGAAGATGTTCATTTTAGGGCTTGTTTGATGAGTTAACTATGAGCTTAGCTCATGTTTAGTTTAAATCTACATAATTAATCTGGACTATAAATAATAAATCTATATCAAGCAGCTAAATTACATACTTATTAAGAACTGGCGGGGCTAAATGGATTGTTTTTTCAATGCGAAAGTGAATATTTAAACCCTAGTTTGGGTAGTGAATACAATAATTTGTTTAGTAAAATACCTAGGGCGTGTTGATCTTTGCGGATTGAAATTTGTTCAATCTAGGGGCGATTTAATCGCGGCACGAGGTTTGTAACCTAGTGGGCTCGGTAACTGCTCCTGCGTTACCCTACTGGCTTACATCCATGTAGGCAACAAAGAGTTTATCGCCCCTAGGCAAAACCCGAAGGGCAGCGCATGTTTGGCATTTATGCTGCGTTATCGCCTATTTATGGGGAGTAACCACCCTTCATAGGCTCTGCTTTGCCTAAAAACCAAACATACTGCTGCAAACTAAACCATTAAAGAACAACACGCCCTAACCAAATTAGAGGGATATTTTAAAGAATGAATAAACAAAGGTATCTAAAATGCAAACGCTGATAGGCGCATAAGGCACTCTGCATTGCAATTACCTAATGCTTCATTTAATACCAATCCGCAGTAATACTTAATCATTTTCATGGGCTAAATGTGTCGCTATCCGCGTTAAAAAATTCTCATTTAGAACAACTAAATAGCGAATTTTTTGCCTTGCTATCAACACGTTTATCCATCCTCAAAATAGATCACTTAATTATGCGGATTGGTATAAGGCGTTCATTAAGAGTCAATACATCAACTAAAATAGCGTAATGCTCCGGTTAGTTGATGTATTAATGTGTAGGTGTTTAAAGGGGCTTATTAATTAACTTAATTGCTTGGCTCGCGGTGACAGGCTTTGATTTTAAATAACCTTGTCCGTAATTGCAGGCGGTTAATTTTAAAATAGCAAGTTGCTCTTGTGTTTCGATACCTTCAGCAACAACCTCAAGTTGAAGTGATTGCGCCAGAGATAAAATAGCTTCAACAAGGGGGTTAGTTGAATCTTGAAGGTGATCAATAAAGCTTTTGTCTATTTTTAAAATGTGGATAGGTAATTGGTGCAAGTAACCAAGCGCCGAATAGCCTGTACCAAAATCATCGAGGCATAACTTCACTTTTAATGGTGAAAGCCCTTCGATTATGTGTGTTGCCAGCTCTAGGTTTTCTATTAAGCCAGACTCTGTAATTTCTAAGCATAAAGAGCCAAGAGGTAATTGGTACTTATTGTAAATTGAGTGAATTTGAGCAACAAAATCAAGGCTTGCAAAATGACGTGAAGATACATTAACGGTTACTTTTAAAAAACGATGACCTTGTTTGTGCCATTTAGAAATATGCTGTGCAGCTAGATCAAGCAGGTGCAAATCTAAGTTAATTATTTGCCCTGTTGTTTCAGCTATAGGTATAAAGTCATTAGGTGGTACAAAGCCTTTTTTAGGGTGATGCCAACGTACTAAAGCTTCAAAGCCTATTACTTCACTACTATTAATAGTAAATATTGGCTGAAAATAGAGTTCAAACTCATTATGCTCAATACCGTGCTGTAAATCGTTTTCAATATCTGCATGGGTTTTAAGCTTTTTACGCATAGTATTATTGAAAAACTTTACTTGCCCGCGACCGGTCGATTTTGCTTCATACATGGCAGCGTCAGCTTGTTGTAATAAAATATAGGCTTTATCGTCAATACTATCGCTGTAAGCTATACCAATGCTTGTTGAGGCTTGTAATAGGTGACCATCTACATTTAAAGGTTTAGAAAGTGCCGTTTGTATGCGTTTTAACGCTTCACTGACCTGATTTTTATGGGTGATATTTTCCATGAAGATAGCAAATTCGTCACCGCCTAAACGTGCAAAAGTATCGGTATTACGGACGGTGTTTTTAATGAGTTCACAAATTTTAATTAAAAAGTGATCACCCACCTCGTGGCCTAAAGCGTCATTTATACTTTTAAATCGGTCAAAATCTAAATATAAAAGTGCATGGCTTGTGCTTTTTTTTGCACGGGATAAGCGTAAGATAGCGTGTTTTATCCGCTCAATAAGTAAAGAGCGATTAGCAAGGCCTGTTAGTTCATCATGGAGTGCTTTGTGCTCTAGCTCTTGACGGGCTAATTGCCGGTCTATTGCCATACTTATTTGGCGGCTAACGTAGGTTAATAGAGCGCTGTCGTGTTCATTATATTGCAAATTTTTATCATAGCTCTGTACAACAATTACTCCACTTATTCTCTCATTTGTTTTAAATGGAACGCCAAGCCAGGATTCAGATAACCTACCAATAAGTTTAAAGTTGCCAGTATTAATGTGTTGCTGATATTGTGATTGGTTAAGTAATAAAACACGATCTGATTTTAACAAATAGTAAGAAGCCGTATCTTTTAGCTGCTCTTTTGAGATTTTTTTATGGGCATGACTTTGGATCCCTTCTTCGACTATATAAACCAGATCAAGAATATCAACTTGCTTATCGTACAAAGCAATAAAGAAGTTATCGGCAGGAAGTAAGCTATTTATAATGTTATGAAGTGCTTCAAAAAAAGTGTCTAGATCACTGGCTTTGTAGGTTAGATTAGCTATTTGTAATAAGCTATTTTCTAACTTTTGAGCATTGTTAAGCTGCTCAACTGTTTGCTGTAAGTTATTTACCGTATTTACCTGGTTTATTTTTGCACTAAGTAGATGAGCAACCGTTGTTAGTATTTCAAGGTGAGCATTAGTAAAGTAATTTTTGACAGGGTGCTCACAATCAATAACACCTAAAACTTGTTCCTTGTATATAAGCGGAACACAGAGCTCTGATTGAGCAGGGCGATTATCGGCAATATACCGACTGTCTTTAGTTACATCATCAATAATGACTGCTTTACCTGTACTTGCAACTGCACCTGTAATGCCTTCACTAAAGCGAATTATTTTACGCTCAGCTTGGTATTTATCCCGTGCATGAGCAATACCCATAGAGGCGACTTGATTTAATGTATCAGTGTCTCGATCTGCAAGGTAGATAACGCAATCAACAAATCCTAAGCGGTTGACTACATGTGTTGTAACGTACTCAAATAACTCATCGAGTGTGTCGAGTTGTAATAAGCTAGATGAAAATTGATTAATGATACTGAGTTGATCAGTTTTTATTTCAAGGGCTCTAGCTGCGTCGATTTGATAAGGCATAGGCAATTTATATTATTCTTTTTATTTTTTGATACAGGTACTAAGTTAACTCAATATTTTCTTGAGTACAAAATAAAGCGATAAATAGATTTTATAAAGCGTAAAGCGATTCTTTTTAATAAAATCTTTACTCCAAAACCTCATATGCCTATGATCGGATAAATTCAGCCGTGGAACAAAGTAATGACAAGTAATACATCTAACACCGTAACAACTCTCACTATCACTCGCCCAGATGACTGGCATGTACATTTAAGAGATGGTGATCAGTTAAAAGATACTGTGCGCGACATTAGCCGCTACATGGGTCGAGCTATTATTATGCCAAACCTTGTTCCACCTGCAACATGTACTGATACTGCATTAGCTTATCGTGAGCGCATTATGAATGCTGGTCCACAAGGGCAGTTTGAGCCTTTAATGGTGCTTTACTTGACGGATAAAACGACTCCAGACGAAATCAAGAAAGCCAAAGCAACGGGTAAAATTCTTGCTGCAAAATTATATCCAGCAGGAGCGACTACTAACTCTGATTCAGGCGTTACATCAGTTAAAAATATTTATCCTGTTTTAAAAGCGATGCAAGAAGTCGGTATGCTACTTTTAGTGCACGGTGAAGTAACAGATTCTTCAATAGATATTTTTGACCGTGAGAAGGTGTTTTTAGATACTATTTTAGGCGATGTTGTTGCTGATTTTCCTGAATTAAAAATAGTTTTGGAGCACATAACAACAAAAGATGCTGTTGAATTCGTTATGGCTGCACCGCAGAACGTAGCCGCGACCATTACAGCACACCATCTTCTTTATAACCGTAATCATATGTTAGCGGGTGGTATTCGCCCACATTATTACTGTTTGCCTATCCTTAAGCGTAATACTCATCAGCAAGCTTTAATGGGGGCTGCAATTAGTGGTAATAAAAAGTTTTTCTTAGGGACTGACTCTGCACCGCATTACAAAGACAAAAAAGAAGCTGCGTGCGGTTGTGCTGGGGCTTACACAGCTCATGCATCAATTGAGTTGTACGCTGAGGCTTTTGAAGATGCAGGTGCTTTAGATAAACTTGAAGGGTTTGCAAGTCACTTTGGAGCTGACTTTTATGGCCTTGAGCGCAATACAGATACAATTACATTAGAAAAGAGTCCTTGGAAAGTACCCGCAACTTATACTTTGGGTGATTCTAAAGTCGTGCCTATAAAGGCAGAAGACACTATTGATTGGCAAGTAAAATAGTACGATTAAATGTTTATAAAGCCACAAATGAAATTTTGTGGCTTTTTTAGTTTCTTACCATTGGGTTTCTAGCCTCTTAAAAGAATATGATATTTAAGTACTTTTTATAAAATGCTTAAATAAGCCCTCTATTTATAGTTTTTAAATCATACAATAGTATATTTAAGATTATTTCTGCTTTTAAATTAACCATTTATCATTAAATTAAAGAAAGTTAAGTTTCTTATTAAATAAATCCCAATTAATAGAGCCAAAAAAAAATTAATGTGTTAATCTTAACTTGCTTTGAGTTTTTGCGTATTGAATTTACGGATATTGTGCTGCGTTTAAGGTTACCGGTTAGGTTAAAACTTGTTCCTGTACTATACCTCCAGAATTTTGGGCACTGACTCAGGGAGGATATAGCCATAATAATATGGCTGAATTTTAATTATTGACTTACAGGAAAATTTAGTATGTCGGTTACTGGTAAAGTAAAGTTTTTCAACGAAGCTAAAGGCTTTGGTTTCATTGAACAAGAAAATGGTCCTGACGTGTTTGTACATTTCAGCGCAATCACTGGTTCTGGTTTTCGCACTCTTAGCGAAGGTCAAGCAGTGACATTCAGCATCAAACAAGGTCAAAAAGGCCCTGAAGCTGAGAACGTAGAAGTAGCATAATTTTAATTATGTGAACCTTAGTTCATCGTGGTGAAGCAGACATCTGTTTCACCATAATCCCCTAATCACAAACTCTAACTTTCCATTTAAA harbors:
- a CDS encoding amidohydrolase family protein, which codes for MKKMLHTVLALSVSLALGHVNAAEKDEQKWQVDSPKGQFVDAAISVEQGTWMNIDVSPDGKTVVFDLLGDIYTMPMSGGTATKLTSDIAWQMQPRFSPNGKHIAFTSDQGGGDNIWIMDLNGENQHAVTDETFRLLNSPAWSPDGDYLVARKHFTASRSLGAGEVWLYHKAGGKGVQLTKRENDQKDLGEPMFSPDGRYVYFSHDATPGKTFHYSKDSVAGIYKIKRYDRETGEIETVIDTMGGAIRPTPSPDGKKLAYIKRDDFQTSLYLYDLSSGEHTKLYDKLERDMQETWAIHGVYPTIAWTPDNEELVFWAGGTIHKLDVADKSVKTIPFKVQTSKKIQKAVRFTQNLDTDEFDVKMLRNVQVSPDGATAIFEALGYIYKRDLESGKIKRLTKQTEHYELFPQYSRDGKKIVYTTWNDNKQGTVRVVSSRSGRGDTITTEPGKYVEPTFSPNGKTVVYRKATGGSILNPKWSLNPGIYSVSVKGGKSELISKSGYQPQFGDESDRVFIMSPWPKPTLSVVDLKSKKIRKLYESEHATEFRVSPDGQYLAFAERFKVFVTPFVESGSTINISPKDSQFPIEQLSARAGENISWNTKSNTLYWTLGPELYHASLEGMFAINKADDADFKVKSGDNIGFSKKMAKPKGMIALKGAKIITMDGEKVIENGVIITDGKHIKSIGTANEVTIPKDAKVIDVTGKTIMPGIVDAHAHGSQASDEIIPQQNWKNFAGLALGVTTIHDPSNDTTEIFTASEMQKAGMIVGPRIFSTGTILYGANMPGYTSHIDSLEDAKFHLERLKKVGAFSVKSYNQPRREQRQQVIEAGRELEMMVVPEGGSLLQHNLSMVVDGHTGIEHSIPVEHIYDDIKQLWSQSDVGYTPTLVVAYGGIWGENYWYDKTDVWNHPRLSKFVPKNQLLPRSMRRVKAPDHHYNHFNNARVAKELQDLGVLVNLGAHGQREGLGAHWEMWMFAQGGMSSLEAIRASTLDPAKYLGLDKNVGSLEVGKLADLMVIDGNPLKNIRDSDKVDYTMINGRLFDASTMNEVGKKAREPLYFE
- a CDS encoding Nif3-like dinuclear metal center hexameric protein, with the translated sequence MQRREFNQLLNDILKPHLIKDFCPNGLQVEGKNEIKTIITGVTASQALIDAAIEKNADAILVHHGFFWKGESQPITGMKKRRISALLANDINLFGYHLPLDIHPSIGNNAQLANLLGIEIETGLEPTTNSVAMKGRLKTPLTGSEFANKIASVLHREPLCSIVRDEKIQTIALCTGGGQGYIDLAAEQGIDAYLTGEASEQTIHSSREQNIDFFAAGHHATERYGVKALGELLAKDYGFEVTFIDIDNPV
- a CDS encoding YdcF family protein, which translates into the protein MFELKKILGGLLMPLPLFSLFAFIMLLLAFRGRKSALVLSSLSLFVLLSLSTPFFAHQIIKSNEPTSLAFNTLKHPKIDKIVVLGCDINPNTGLSANNQLGNCALSRLVEGVKLAKQYPNAQLIVSGGGYENVTNSALMYKTAISLGVNKNRISQNPHAMDTAAEAKMLAPKLVDFNVALVTSVLHMPRAKNLFNAQGIDVITAATDYHNFAALPLYKQFIPNAEALRVVTQYAHEVLGKAWVNLRRWINPEAL
- a CDS encoding LysR substrate-binding domain-containing protein; its protein translation is MIDIKHLKTIATLKDTGSLVNTARELFLTQSALSHQIKDLENKLDCQLFERKTQPVRFTPQGMLLLELANEVLPKVEATKCRLKESLNQPISQLRLSVECHACFHWLLPTIKEFNNFWPDIKIDYERGFSYDAIPDLLSDELDLVLTSDIREPDKLEYAHLFDFKLKLIVAPDHELAKKAYVTALDLKNETIISYPIPRERQDIFKHFIQNARFDGTLKNVDQGLLIFQLVSAGMGVAALPDWLVTPYESQGLIKSIPLGALGLTRPMYLAMKKDMKDNPVYRHFLNTCKLNNGR
- a CDS encoding bifunctional diguanylate cyclase/phosphodiesterase, with translation MPYQIDAARALEIKTDQLSIINQFSSSLLQLDTLDELFEYVTTHVVNRLGFVDCVIYLADRDTDTLNQVASMGIAHARDKYQAERKIIRFSEGITGAVASTGKAVIIDDVTKDSRYIADNRPAQSELCVPLIYKEQVLGVIDCEHPVKNYFTNAHLEILTTVAHLLSAKINQVNTVNNLQQTVEQLNNAQKLENSLLQIANLTYKASDLDTFFEALHNIINSLLPADNFFIALYDKQVDILDLVYIVEEGIQSHAHKKISKEQLKDTASYYLLKSDRVLLLNQSQYQQHINTGNFKLIGRLSESWLGVPFKTNERISGVIVVQSYDKNLQYNEHDSALLTYVSRQISMAIDRQLARQELEHKALHDELTGLANRSLLIERIKHAILRLSRAKKSTSHALLYLDFDRFKSINDALGHEVGDHFLIKICELIKNTVRNTDTFARLGGDEFAIFMENITHKNQVSEALKRIQTALSKPLNVDGHLLQASTSIGIAYSDSIDDKAYILLQQADAAMYEAKSTGRGQVKFFNNTMRKKLKTHADIENDLQHGIEHNEFELYFQPIFTINSSEVIGFEALVRWHHPKKGFVPPNDFIPIAETTGQIINLDLHLLDLAAQHISKWHKQGHRFLKVTVNVSSRHFASLDFVAQIHSIYNKYQLPLGSLCLEITESGLIENLELATHIIEGLSPLKVKLCLDDFGTGYSALGYLHQLPIHILKIDKSFIDHLQDSTNPLVEAILSLAQSLQLEVVAEGIETQEQLAILKLTACNYGQGYLKSKPVTASQAIKLINKPL
- the pyrC gene encoding dihydroorotase, with protein sequence MTSNTSNTVTTLTITRPDDWHVHLRDGDQLKDTVRDISRYMGRAIIMPNLVPPATCTDTALAYRERIMNAGPQGQFEPLMVLYLTDKTTPDEIKKAKATGKILAAKLYPAGATTNSDSGVTSVKNIYPVLKAMQEVGMLLLVHGEVTDSSIDIFDREKVFLDTILGDVVADFPELKIVLEHITTKDAVEFVMAAPQNVAATITAHHLLYNRNHMLAGGIRPHYYCLPILKRNTHQQALMGAAISGNKKFFLGTDSAPHYKDKKEAACGCAGAYTAHASIELYAEAFEDAGALDKLEGFASHFGADFYGLERNTDTITLEKSPWKVPATYTLGDSKVVPIKAEDTIDWQVK
- a CDS encoding cold-shock protein gives rise to the protein MSVTGKVKFFNEAKGFGFIEQENGPDVFVHFSAITGSGFRTLSEGQAVTFSIKQGQKGPEAENVEVA